The following proteins are co-located in the Telopea speciosissima isolate NSW1024214 ecotype Mountain lineage chromosome 9, Tspe_v1, whole genome shotgun sequence genome:
- the LOC122638878 gene encoding uncharacterized protein LOC122638878: MDLIGKIAPPATRGHCFIIVATDYFTKWVEAVPMKTVSQTDIIQFLKSHINHRFGLLETITCDNGSAFTGDEVIAFAAELGITLTHSTPYYAQGNGQAEASNKILKGCLAKVVDDNPRRWADMLSEVLWAFRTSQRTSTTTTPFALTYGHDAVLPMEISVRLTRVAYQEGLKPKAYSEAMLAELDDLDEEQLASLDRMKV; encoded by the coding sequence ATGGACCTGATAGGAAAAATTGCCCCTCCAGCCACACGAGGGCATTGCTTCATCATCGTGGCAACtgattatttcaccaaatgggttgAGGCAGTGCCAATGAAAACAGTTAGTCAGACAGACATCATCCAATTTCTCAAGAGCCATATCAACCACAGGTTTGGGCTTCTAGAGACCATTACTTGTGATAATGGGTCCGCTTTCACAGGAGACGAAGTCATAGCATTCGCAGCCGAGTTGGGAATAACATTAACTCATTCCACCCCATACTACGCACAAGGCAATGGGCAGGCTGAAGCCAGCAACAAGATACTAAAAGGATGCCTGGCTAAGGTAGTGGATGACAACCCACGAAGGTGGGCAGATATGCTTTCTGAAGTTCTGTGGGCTTTCAGGACATCACAACGGACTAGTACAACCACCACACCTTTCGCTCTGACATACGGGCATGATGCTGTGCTTCCCATGGAGATCAGTGTTAGATTAACACGGGTGGCATACCAAGAAGGGCTCAAGCCGAAGGCCTACAGCGAGGCAATGTTGGCCGAATTGGATGACTTAGACGAAGAACAGCTGGCCTCGCTTGATAGGATGAAAGTATAG